In the genome of Kazachstania africana CBS 2517 chromosome 6, complete genome, the window ATACAAGAACTAATAAAGGATTCCGCTGATCTGGTCATTTCTCATGCTGGAACAGGATCAATCCTTGATTCTTTAAGATTACATAAACCATTGATCGTGGTGATAAATGAGGATTTAATGGATAATCACCAACAACAAATTGCTGATAAGTTTGAAGAATTGGGCTATGTATGGTCGTGCAAGCCACAAACTTCGAGACTAATTGATTGCCTAGACAAGTCCCAGCGCAAAAATACGGAACTTGTACCGTTACCTAACGCTCATAAcaagaattttgaaaacacACTAATTAATTTAGCAAACtcttgaatattttgtGTGGGCGGGCCCTAAGAACAAATGGCTAGCAACTAGAAGATAACTACTATTGTAGGCATTTGGCATTGAACTACTTAGTGTATTCCGCTTTCAACTGATTCGAGTACGTAAGAGCAGGAGGATGACTGACGTTATTACATGTCTTCAATATCTATTCTGATAGCTAGTCAGGaatgaattggaaaaatgttttcttGTATAAACTGGGCTATTGCCAAAGTGCCATCTTACTAGACAGTTGCAAGGttgaaaaatctgaaaattgTCAATGGGTTACTGGATTATTCTTTACAGTTGCGAGCTGATGAGTGCTGATCAGTGAGCAAATGGAAGTCCCTTTCGATGGTTCCGTATGAGAAGTTCCAGGAAGGTACATGAGACATGAATATCATACGACTGAAAATAGCGCGTGCATATATGTTATGATTTTAGGATTTCTTAGATCAATCACGCAGGTAATCTGTAAGCAAACACTTTTAAAAGGGCTCTTGCTGATACAAGTATATAGAAAACGGCGAAAGTCAAATTTCATCTATATAATTAAGATTACAAGGAATCAAAGTGATCCGGTCCCTTATCAGTCAGCAGCAACGTACCAATCATTGCGTCACAACAATGAACCGCCCATTTTACACACAACATTTCATAATCCGTAGAGCACATGGATCCCTGCGTTCATTGGCATGGCATGCACAAACCAATGCTGGCTCCAAAGCATCTCATAGTTGCTTAATTGTTAAGACGGTCCAGCTTTAAGTTTATTCCTTTTCCGTCCACGACgatttgtttctttttcctgatgaaaatttttcagcataAAAGAtgaagctcatcgcaaaatTTATAAAGAACTTTCCATTTTATATTGTTCTAAGTTATACTGTACAGTTTAAAAGACATATCCACCATAAATACTGAATAACAATGGCTAAATCTACTACAAAGAAAGTAACAAAGGAATCCAAGCAAAAggttgaagaaaaggcTGCTGCTACATCcgaatcttcttcttctgattcatcctcttcttcatcatcttcttcatcatctgaaaGTGAATCTTCATCCTCTGattcctcttcttctgaaagtgaatcttcttctgactcttcttcttctgaaagTGAGTCTTCCTCTTCTGATGACGAGTCCTCTTCTgaagctgaagaagaatccaAAAAGGgagaaaagaaggaagaatcttcatcttctgaaTCCGAGTCTGAATCTGAATCTGAGGAAtccaagaaagaagaatccAAGTCcgaatcttcttctgattcctcttcctcttcctcttccGAATCTGAAtcttctgatgaagaagaagaagaaaagaaagaagaaagtaaGAAGCGTAAAGCTGAAGAATCTGAAGAATCTGAATCCAAGAAATCCAAGACTGAAGGTGAACCAGCTACTATTTTCGTTGGTAGATTATCCTGGTCTATTGATGACGAATGGTTAAAGAACGAATTCGAACATATTGGTGGTGTTATCGGTGCTAGAGTTATCTACGAAAGGGGTACCGACAGATCCAGAGGATATGGTTACGTTGATTTCGAAAACAAAGAATATGCTGAAAAGGCTGTCAAGGAGATGCACGGTAAGGAAATCGACGGCAGAGAAATTAACTGTGACATGTCTACAAGTAAGCCAGCTGCTGGTAATAACGATAGAGCTAAGAAATTCGGTGATGTCCCAAGTGAACCATCTGAAACTTTGTTCTTAGGtaatttatctttcaatgctGACAGAGATAACATTTCTGAAATGTTCTCCAAATTCGGTGAAATTGTTTCTGTCCGTATTCCAACTCACCCAGAAACTGAACAACCAAAGGGTTTCGGTTATGTTCAATACACTAACGTCGAAGATGCTAAGAAGGCTCTAGATGCCTTACAAGGTGAATACATCGACAACAGACCAGTTAGATTAGATTTCTCCACTCCAAGACCACCACAAAACAACAGTGGTTTCAGAGGCGGCAGAGATGGTTTCCGTGGCGGTAGAGGTGGTAACCGTGGTGGTAGAGATGGTTTCCGTGGTGGCAGAGGCGGTAACCGTGGTGGTTTCAGATCTGGTTCCGGTGCTAACAACGCCCCATTAGGTCAATCCAGAAACACCGCTTCTTTCTCAGGTACCAAGAAAACTTTTGATTAATCTACAAAGATATATATTACCTTAAATAATTAACTTGTATACTAGATATCAAACCTTACAATGACAGAATAAAATGTTTTACACTTTAAATTCTCTTTGCAGAAGAAAAGACGAAGGCAAATGGACACACAGAAAAAAAGCCAAGAGTTTTTTAACTGAACAATACAAATTTCCCAAATCGGTCAAGGCTGAGCCGAAATGGGCGAAAATTttgccaagaaaaaaaacaatcGAAGTTGTTGCTCTGTTGAGTTTATcagaaagagagaaaaaaaatagcatATGTCATGAGTACTAAGATAAGGGCAGAGAGAGGAAGGAAGTCTGGATACGTCTTTATGCATACTTTTTCTTGGGAAGAAAAGGCATATGAATTTAGAGAAGATATAAAAAACGTTTATCAAGTATAGCTATtataactttttttccCTTTTAGTTGCAATCAATTTCTCAGTTTCCACTCATTTTGGTtgtacatatatatatatttcatGGTTCTACTGTCAAAAACAACTATTTATCAAGCATTATTAAGGTCATGTCATTGttaaagatattgaagaaaggCGTGCCTAAGAAAGAAACTAATAAAAAAGTTTCTACCAATCTTATAagacaattttatttaaatttggatGAACCTCATAGGATATGGAAACCAACTGAGCATATTTCCGGTGAGGCAAATTTGGAACTTCAAGAGGATATTATTAATGTGAGAATCAAACTTTCCCTAATCGGCGAGTTGAAAGTAAAGATGAGGGCAAGCCACCCAACTACAATAAAAAcgaaaaagaagataaaaCTGATCGAGAAATCTACTTATTTATATGGTAGTCCGTCTGTTGATGAAGATTCAGCTGAAAATGGGATTGTTAATGGATTGAGTAAAGGTACTCACAAATTCCCATTTAAGATAACGATACCCAATAGTaaaaatagtaaaaaaCTGTTCAGTTCAATCAAATTCGAAAGAGGATCAATATATTACTACTTACAATGTTCTGTAGAAAGAAcagataataaatcaacTAATTTGGCTAGTTGTGAAGCCGACTTCCAATTGATTGTTCCATTAGACGTTACAGAATATAACCAACCAAAGACAAAAAGTGTTGTTCTACAATCTGCAGCCATGGTACGACATCATAACGTGGATGAAAATGGAACAGCGACATCCTCAATGTTCACAAAAATGACAAATAactcaaattcttcaaatggttcatcatcatcatcatcaaatgaaaataaaaccGTTAGCATATCGGTAACACTACCTAAATCGGGGTTCACAATAGGAGAAACAATCCCagtaaagataaatttaaaacATTATAAACCATACTACCATTTAGCAGGTGTTATAACGACTCTTGTTAGAATATGCAGAGTTGGAGGAATAAATGAGAATGAGCCTACGGAGACTTTCAGGAAGGATATCTGTCAGAACGTCTCCCCAATCTACATCGATAAAGAAACACTGGGCTTTAGCTGTACTGCTTTACTCAAAATACCGTACGATACATTTAGTAGTTTCAAcgaattaaaaaatttcttcacaTTTCAATACTATATTGAAGTCATGGTAAATCTTTCGAGAAAAAACTTGATTTATACAGAATCCAATAAGATTATAGGTGGTGGCGATACAGATGCTAAGAGTGAACAAGGATTAAGTGATGTTGATACTCCGAAGGAGAGAAGAACTTCTTCCAAGATGGCAACCATTGAGAAAAgtattcaaaagaaagtttTAAACCTAATTAATCATAGCTCGAACACTGAATTAATTACCATTGacgataataatgaattaagATCTTCGAACATGACTTTCAAAGACATGGTTGACGTTGAAAACCTCAAGCGATTGAGAAATGTCACAGGCATGTCTATAGAAATTATCGTAGGTACGACTAGAATTGATGATACAGAATCCGTTAAAGAAATAGACCCACCGCAGGAGCAAGAAAGAGCATACCAGAATAATGATTTGAACGAATGGTTATGTTCATCAATCTATGACAACAATATTCAACCGGTACCTGAATACACACCGGCCACATCCGATTTCATGGTTTCTGTGGCTGATGACAAACAGGAGCTAGAAAGAAGTAGATTAAAAGAACTAGAAGATGAACCTGATCCATATTAGTTGAATCTTACCGATTTACGACTACAtactatatatacatacatatatatacttcTCAATATGCATTATTTTTCCATACGTGGAAATAGTACAATTTCAAGCTCATCGCGAGTACAAGAGAAACGAAAATTTTGCAGTGAAGATTACCACAGTGAAGAGGAAAGAAGGTAATTCGAGGAAATAGTCAAGATGAACGTTCAAGATAGGAGGAGAATATTGGGTCCAAGTGCAGCTAAACCACTTGCATTTGCTAAACCAGTGTCAGAGACAGAGGTGGCAGGAACGCCGCAAGAAACACCTTCAATTAAGACAGGTATAATATCGAACTGTAATGGATCCAGTATAGtggaaaattcaaagactTCCATACTCTGTTCTGTTTATGGACCAAAAGCGACACGTACGAGTACCTTTGAAGCACGCTGTGAATTGAATGTTATATTGAAGAGTGACTTATTTGAGACGaacaaattaaaagaattaagCTACTTCTTAATTAGTTTATTAGAGAGTTTCATCTGTTTAGATCTTTATCCTAAGGCAGGTAttgacattttcattaactTGAATATAGAGGAAGTGAATGAGTTGAGTTGGTATATTCCATACATTGTGTCGAGTATCGTTTTAGGATTGATTGATGCtgaagttgaaatttcGAATATAGTGTCGTGTGGATACCATGAGGGAAATGTAATCTGTTTTGATGATAGGAAGATCATTGGTATTTGGAAAGATCAAGGTATTTTCGAAGAATCTAAATTCAATGCAATCTTGGTAAAAtgtgaagaaaaatctttAGAGAATAAATTACAGattataaattatttagGTAGTAAATGAAGTAAAACAATATCTATATGTGTATATAACATTTATAATAAGCCAAAATCACCTTTCATGGCTCTTTGTTTTAAATCGTATAGAGTCATTTTTTCGTTATTTGGTAAGACAGAAATCTCActatcattcaaattgagCACTTGCCTTagtaattctttttgtttcaattgtaAATCTGGGTTCCTGTTCATTTGAGGTTCATTTTGAGACTCAACGTTTGAAGCTGCCGTGGCAAGTTTAGTTAAATCATCAACTTTACATATACCATTAGTTAATAGTAATTCAGCTATTACATAGGAGAGTTGTGGATATTCAGACAGTAGATCCTTAGCcaaatcattattttccTTTGACCAAGCCTGAAAGTTTTGTAGAAAGTCTAGTTGTTGAGGTTTACTTATTTTGGAAAGTTCACTCGATATCATCATTGCGGGTGTTGTCATATTAATATTAACATCGATACCAGGTGGTAAATTAGAGAATCTCAAGTTAGTCACAGTATCATTCTTTTGCATATTGCCACCACTTACTGTACTAGTGgtattcatatttgatatatcGTTATTAGTAGAATATCCACATTTAAGAAATCTTGAACCTAATTGATAgccattcaaatttctaATTGCTGAGGCACTTGATtctaaatctttgaattcaatgaaggCATAACCTTTAGATTTGCCAGTAGTCGGGTCAAACATCATCTTTAAGTTTGTCACAGGTCCTACGTTGTTGCAAAGGTCTAAAATCTGTTGTTCTGTTTGATCATATGGTATTGAACCCAAATAAACAATTCTAGAAGGTGGGTTATTGGACGTGTTATTGCCACTACCAGTCCCAAGATTGCTATTCTGCATACTGATGTTGCGATACGACGGCTGAGGAGCTTGCATTAGATGTATCTTAATGTCATCTCTTCTTTAAATAGAAATAGATAATCTGCTATTTGGAAATAAGCTGAGAAGAGCCCTAAGGTTCAAAACGTATTCAGTGATTTAGCAGCGAAACCCTAAAATGTCAAGTCTATTACGATCGAATAGCAAAGACCCACTACATTCAAGCAATGAAGATGGACGTCCAGCCAGTTGGTGCATACAGACTTAACTATCAATAGATAACATTATTTGAGGCCATCGCATTATATGAGCATGTTACCCGGCAGTCCAactttgattttttttttttttccttttgcAATGCgatattcaatttctaTTGATGATGTAAAGAGCTAAACTGACTGGTTACTTTGATGGAAGACTATTGGTCACTGAACTAGGCTTGTATTCAAGAAGGATGGATTCGAAGGAAGTAATCGTGTTGGTAAAGACCCTGGAGAAAAATAAGAGTGATGACGATACCATCTTAAGAATCTTAAAACAATTAGATAGCGATGTTGTACCTACTGAAAAACTTTTAAGAGAAACCAAAGTTGGTGTCGAagttaataaattcaagaagTCATCGAATGCTGAGATCTCTAAATTGGTCAAGAAGATGATCACATCGTGGAAAGATGCCATCAACAAGAATAAGTTGAAATCcaaacaacaacaacaacaacagcagcagcagcagcaacaacaacaacaacagcagcagcagcagcaacaacagcagcaacagcGATTAGAATCTCATAGTAATCAAACTAGCAACGAAACTTCATCTTCTGCCGTTACTAATAATGTAGAGGCCAAGAAAGAATCTAAATTTGTCTCCACGAAACCAAGAAACTCAAAGAATGATGGTGTCAATACAATAGTccatgaaaataaattacGTGACTCCGTTATAAGAGCATTGTATGACGCTCTAGCTAAAGAAAGTCAGCATCCACCGAATTCCATtttaaaactttcaataGAAATTGAGGCCGAAATGAACAAATCATATGATTCAATAGCTAATGAAAAAcaatataaagaaaagtatagaattatttattcaaatcttaTTTCgaaaaataattcagatttaaaattcaaaattacaaatgGTGATATTACTCCTGTTCATTTAGTCAACTGTGATCCAAAAGAGTTAGCACCAGAACCTCTaaggaagaaaatagaagaaattagagaaaaaaatttattcaatgcCCAAGGTGCTACCATAGAAAGATCTG includes:
- the RNA15 gene encoding Rna15p (similar to Saccharomyces cerevisiae RNA15 (YGL044C); ancestral locus Anc_4.66) — encoded protein: MQNSNLGTGSGNNTSNNPPSRIVYLGSIPYDQTEQQILDLCNNVGPVTNLKMMFDPTTGKSKGYAFIEFKDLESSASAIRNLNGYQLGSRFLKCGYSTNNDISNMNTTSTVSGGNMQKNDTVTNLRFSNLPPGIDVNINMTTPAMMISSELSKISKPQQLDFLQNFQAWSKENNDLAKDLLSEYPQLSYVIAELLLTNGICKVDDLTKLATAASNVESQNEPQMNRNPDLQLKQKELLRQVLNLNDSEISVLPNNEKMTLYDLKQRAMKGDFGLL
- the MTR3 gene encoding exosome non-catalytic core subunit MTR3 (similar to Saccharomyces cerevisiae MTR3 (YGR158C); ancestral locus Anc_4.63), which gives rise to MNVQDRRRILGPSAAKPLAFAKPVSETEVAGTPQETPSIKTGIISNCNGSSIVENSKTSILCSVYGPKATRTSTFEARCELNVILKSDLFETNKLKELSYFLISLLESFICLDLYPKAGIDIFINLNIEEVNELSWYIPYIVSSIVLGLIDAEVEISNIVSCGYHEGNVICFDDRKIIGIWKDQGIFEESKFNAILVKCEEKSLENKLQIINYLGSK
- the NSR1 gene encoding Nsr1p (similar to Saccharomyces cerevisiae NSR1 (YGR159C); ancestral locus Anc_4.61); this translates as MAKSTTKKVTKESKQKVEEKAAATSESSSSDSSSSSSSSSSSESESSSSDSSSSESESSSDSSSSESESSSSDDESSSEAEEESKKGEKKEESSSSESESESESEESKKEESKSESSSDSSSSSSSESESSDEEEEEKKEESKKRKAEESEESESKKSKTEGEPATIFVGRLSWSIDDEWLKNEFEHIGGVIGARVIYERGTDRSRGYGYVDFENKEYAEKAVKEMHGKEIDGREINCDMSTSKPAAGNNDRAKKFGDVPSEPSETLFLGNLSFNADRDNISEMFSKFGEIVSVRIPTHPETEQPKGFGYVQYTNVEDAKKALDALQGEYIDNRPVRLDFSTPRPPQNNSGFRGGRDGFRGGRGGNRGGRDGFRGGRGGNRGGFRSGSGANNAPLGQSRNTASFSGTKKTFD
- the DST1 gene encoding transcription elongation factor DST1 (similar to Saccharomyces cerevisiae DST1 (YGL043W); ancestral locus Anc_4.67), translating into MDSKEVIVLVKTLEKNKSDDDTILRILKQLDSDVVPTEKLLRETKVGVEVNKFKKSSNAEISKLVKKMITSWKDAINKNKLKSKQQQQQQQQQQQQQQQQQQQQQQQQQQRLESHSNQTSNETSSSAVTNNVEAKKESKFVSTKPRNSKNDGVNTIVHENKLRDSVIRALYDALAKESQHPPNSILKLSIEIEAEMNKSYDSIANEKQYKEKYRIIYSNLISKNNSDLKFKITNGDITPVHLVNCDPKELAPEPLRKKIEEIREKNLFNAQGATIERSVTDRFTCGKCKEKKVSYYQLQTRSADEPLTTFCTCEVCGNRWKFS
- the RIM8 gene encoding Rim8p (similar to Saccharomyces cerevisiae RIM8 (YGL045W); ancestral locus Anc_4.62), with protein sequence MSLLKILKKGVPKKETNKKVSTNLIRQFYLNLDEPHRIWKPTEHISGEANLELQEDIINVRIKLSLIGELKVKMRASHPTTIKTKKKIKLIEKSTYLYGSPSVDEDSAENGIVNGLSKGTHKFPFKITIPNSKNSKKLFSSIKFERGSIYYYLQCSVERTDNKSTNLASCEADFQLIVPLDVTEYNQPKTKSVVLQSAAMVRHHNVDENGTATSSMFTKMTNNSNSSNGSSSSSSNENKTVSISVTLPKSGFTIGETIPVKINLKHYKPYYHLAGVITTLVRICRVGGINENEPTETFRKDICQNVSPIYIDKETLGFSCTALLKIPYDTFSSFNELKNFFTFQYYIEVMVNLSRKNLIYTESNKIIGGGDTDAKSEQGLSDVDTPKERRTSSKMATIEKSIQKKVLNLINHSSNTELITIDDNNELRSSNMTFKDMVDVENLKRLRNVTGMSIEIIVGTTRIDDTESVKEIDPPQEQERAYQNNDLNEWLCSSIYDNNIQPVPEYTPATSDFMVSVADDKQELERSRLKELEDEPDPY
- the ALG13 gene encoding N-acetylglucosaminyldiphosphodolichol N-acetylglucosaminyltransferase catalytic subunit ALG13 (similar to Saccharomyces cerevisiae ALG13 (YGL047W); ancestral locus Anc_4.58) codes for the protein MNSKTVLVTCGATIPFPKLISCILSPEFIRSLIDNGFNRLIVQFGRGYGLLFGKQLGLLKPSEEKLSSLTSCQLGSDQVCCFKIDNLEIVGMEYSTRIQELIKDSADLVISHAGTGSILDSLRLHKPLIVVINEDLMDNHQQQIADKFEELGYVWSCKPQTSRLIDCLDKSQRKNTELVPLPNAHNKNFENTLINLANS